The region TCTCCCAAAGTCCCATGGCTATAAGACGCTAATTGTTTGTTGGTTGTTTACTGTTTGTCCAACCCGATAATTTTACAGGTACGAGTATATAGCTCTGATAGCTGTCAGAGTCAGTCCCACCTGTTGTTTTTTGCCGACTCGGATATCGGCTTGTGGGCGAACACTCGTTAACCGCAAATCCAGAGACAATCCATCTGATATCGGTTTCCCGCCAGGCCACGCATTCAATTACCATTTCAACACATTCGATCGCTTGTCGCTCGACTGGATTGACTTTGTTTGTCTTGATGCAAGTCTATTGCCCAAATCACCGAATCTCTCTCACCTGCTGCAGACAATTCAATTGGCAATCACAGCCACCAATCTAAGATACACTAGCACTTCGGATTCAAATAGCAATCGATTGAAATTAGCGTCAATTTTTGGTTTAAGACGTGATCTCTGATCCGCACACGGGTTTGCTGTCGCGACAGATTTGGAACTCCGACTGAGACTGAGATTCTGGCTGGCCACTGAGCCAAGTTAACGACTGAGGACTGTGAGCTGTGGGGAACCGAAAATACGAGTGCAACTCCAAAAGCCGACAACGCCAGCCGACAGCCAGGCGGCGGTAAACGGCGGACGGCTTCCACTTTTCGCCGAGTTAACGAAAAATCTTTAACAATTAAATTTCAGACAAAAGACTTCAGGCCGTGTATAACGACGAGTACAGTTCAAattagggatgtcggaaatatatcaaattatcgatatatcgatatattttctcttaaaaaaatattattatcgtgatattttttgggcaaaaatagtcgataataatatttttgagttggtgttctccgatatttgttgcgaaagaaaggaaatgcaggtttacttgagtatgccattttgtagttgggagacaaatccgttggaattctggaactcacaaatttcaacgatgccgatgctagcgaaggttgctttaagttttcttatcacgcctggaagttcggtttcatctgaacggttggcttctgccattaaatgtattgtctgtgactcccgtagtcgaatgacagaccagcatataaccgaaagagttttttttaaatcattgaagaaagatttattttgtaattaagagtaattaagagcattaaataagagaattaagtaattagaattattaagtacatattccatgaattccatgaaactttttttttttgtattaagttttttttataaataaatttgaatacaatgtccttaataattttgttattttttatttcaaagaacttaaataaaagttgcttgagagtgggtataaatatttgttgttttttcaattcactttttaaataaaaaaatatgtcttatttgcagttcatggcggatgaaaacacatattaaaacctttttttaaatttaaaaataaccttttttcaaatttagctgactataaaaaatatcgaaaatactcgatatatcgatttttttgggtgatatttctgaatattatcgattgatatttttttcacagcaaatatcatcaatacgatattttttcaaaaaccaacaaccctagtTCAAATACCAACAATTATTGATACATATAGCTGagcagtttttaaaaaatatttttagatattaaatttaatgttaAACCTTGCATAAACCATCTTTTCGCTCATCATCATCTGGTGACATCCATAGAGTGTCTCGGGTTATTGATATCGATGATGCAAGGACATTGCCTTGACAATACTGAATACTGTTCCTTAATTGCGTAAGCTACATatgagaaaaaaattaagcttAATTGTTTTGGGGTAGCTGCGCCTTCGTCTCGACTCACTTCATGTCAAgcgcatttaaataaattcatcCGAATGAGTAAACCCATAAACACAAAATACACAACCCAATTGCAACTCAAAGTCAGCCGCGAGTGAAGGAGCTGTGCTCCACATGCGTGTGGGTGTCTACAAGTCTATTGATTCCCATCTGCTGGCAATGCCAGTGCTTGAACCTGACATTCAGCGAATTCATATTTATATTCCCCGCCACATTTAGCCGGCAGTGACAGCAGCTCTCCGACTTGGCAGCAAATCGATGCGATCGTCAGTTTCTGTATCTGTAGatctatgtatctgtatctgcaagTGCGAGTGCGCCTGTGCTGATGCGTTTTAAATTGATGTCAATTTGGCAGACAGTCCCCGCCAACAGTGGGGCAGATGCAATAAATTATGAGAGTAAGTCGATTTGATTATTGATTTCCCGCCAGTGCCCCCCGATCGAATCAAAGTCGAATTGTGATTGAATTCTTTTGCAAATACTCTAtgttttaatgaattttaaagGAAAGCCCCTTCTATTTGTTGTCTTTGTTGCAGAGGGTGATGCCATCGCCGATGCAGGCGGCATAAGCCATCAAGTGAGGAATGGTGCTCTGCTGCATGACGCCGGTGAAGAGATGGGCCTGAGGACCAGTGGCAAAGATGCCCACATCGTCGCCGGCATGCACACCGATTTTGGCAGGAATATAACTGGGAGCAATGAAGTCTGAAAAAAGGGAGAGGTGCTTACTTCCTATCTAACAAAATGAGGTAAACCCATCTTACCATCTTCCAAAATCTTTTCCGAGAGATCAATGCGCTGGCCTTGTTCATCCAGATACTGCTCCAGACCCACGGCATAGTTCAGGGTGGCGTACTTCACACCATTCTTGTCAGTGTCATCTTGATTGAGGCCCAGGATGGGAGTGCCTCTGCCGGGGTACCCAGCAATGGTCAGCGGATGGGCATGGTCAGAGGTTACAACGATGAGGGTCTCCTCGGGGTTAGTTATGCGCTGAGCTACAGCCACGGCCTTCTCCAGCTCCAGCGTCTCGTCCAGCGAGTACTTGGGAGAGTTGAAGTGGTTTCCATAATCGATCAATCCTCCCTCAATAAAGATGAAGTATCCATTTTCGTTCTGGCTCACTACCTCGATGGCCTTTTCGGTCATCTCCGCTAGTGTGGGCTCCTCCGACGCATTGGCCATTTTGTGAAAGCTCATCACGCCCGAGCGGAAGGTGCCAATCAGGTTGGTGATCTTCGAGGCATTCACACTAAGGAGCTGGTTTCGGTTGTAGGCCAAGACTCCGCCGGGATGTAGTCCTTGCCAGCGGGACAGGAGGTTAACTCCATCTGATCGCTCGCCCTTCTTTTCGAAAGGATCGGTGATGGTGTTGGGCAAGAATTTGCCGATTCCACCGCCCAACATCACGTCAAAGTTCTTGCCAGGAGCCTGGGTGATCAGCTGGGTGGCAATGTCCGTGCAGGACTCCGGGAAGTTCTGGCCCTCGCCGTAGGTCACGATGTCGGTGTCACTCTCGAAGAAGCGGTTGGTGGTGTGAGCGTAGGCTCCCGATGGACTGGCATGGGTCAGAGTGGTGGTGGTGACGATGCCACTAGCTTTGCCGGCAGCCTGGGCCCAGGTGGCAATGGAGGGGATTTGGTTGGCAGGATCCTCGCTTCCACTGCAGTTGTTGAAGTTTACGGCGGCAGTCACACCCAGAGCTACGATATTGGTCTTGACACCGCACAAGTAGGCGGTGGCGGTGCAGGCTGAGTCGGCCACTTGGGCATTGGAGCAGTAGGTCTGTGAAAGTaagagaaaaatgaaatatgaaGACCAAATAGTAGGTTAATCCTCCTACCTTGCTCAGACCAGTGTAGGGGAACTGTTCAAAGCTGAGGCCATCCTCCTCTCCGGGATTACCCTTCAGCTGACCCTTATGGATTCGGGCTGCTGCCACTGTGGACAAGGACATGCCGTCTCCAAGGAAAAGGATTACATTCTTGGCCTTCCTCGTGTCAAGCTGCGGCTGCTCCAGGCGTTTCAGAATCTCTTCCTGGGCCAGATCATACCAGAACTGGGCGGACTTCTCCTCCTCGGGTCCGGTCTTTCCCTTTCCCAAGGCATTGGGGTCAATGAGATTGCTTTCGCGGGCCTTACTGAAACTCGCAGATGGTCCAATCAATTGGGATTGGGAGTGGATCTCGGTCACTAAATGAACAATATTGTCAAGATAAAACTCTGAGCGTAAACTGCATAAAACACTCACGGTCTATGGTGGCAGACAGGGAACTGACCACCAAGGCACTCAGAACCAGAATAGTTCCAATAAAGATCTTCATGTTCCAGGCGTACCTCTTCCGCCCAGGGTTAGCGATAGAATTAACACCATGGGCCTTCTGTCTGCTATTTATTCGCCGTTTGGAGTTATCCTTATCGGGGACTGTCATATCTGGCTAACCATCACATAATCTGGTTAAACACCAAAGCTTGCTAAAAATCACCGTTTATGATTGCTATTTACCCAGCTTTGTATTATTTAGAgatcttaattttttattattttatgtttatggATGGGGTTAGAGCCGAAAAGGCCCGGCTACCAGACCGAAGAGGACCTGGACCAATGGGAATTCGTTGATAAACGAATATGCTTCGGGCTATGAATGTGGGCACGACACCAAAAAATTTGTTGGAACAACTGGACCCACACTGGAACCAAGGTGAATCTGGGGGGACAGGTGCTGATTTCTAATTGAGGGTTTCCATCAGCatgatattaaaataatataggGATTATCTTATGTACAGACACGTTGTCTGATAAAACAGGAACAATAAAGGTCACGCAAGCGAAAaaatgtttcctttttttggggTATTTCGGGTGCATCTGTACTATACTACTTGAATAGAATACTAagcaatttatatttatataacatatctgtaaaatgtatatatttttaaataaaacaagaaaatatgTTATATCTACGGCAATTCGGATAATATTTGAAGTGTTATGAAGGCCTATTTATACCACATCGAAGTTAAATAAAGATATCTCATTAAAGTATTATGAAAcgagtatttaaaatttatttcaggTCAATATATAGGCCAGGCAAatgatatattatattatattatttttcctttatatatattcaaaattAAGAAGAGAAGGTGCATATACGATTgcttaaaacatttttatttaaattttataaccaTTATATTGTCAAAATTACtcatttttgttcatttttttccTGAGGTTACTatttaaaagataatcatGATAAAGTCCTCTAATCTGTCTGGTCGCACACCTTCTGGCCACTGCCAATACAAGCGGCGTAGGCCATCAGGTGGGGAATAGTGCTCTGCTGCATCACGCCGGTAAAGAGATGAGCTTGGGGACCGGAGGCAAAGACGCCCACATCCTCACCGGAGTGGACGCCCTGATCCTTGGAAATGTAGCTGGGGAAGATGGCCTCCTGATCCTCTCCGAGGATGTCTTCCAAGTCGATGCGCTGGCCCTCATCGTCCAGATACTGGTTGGGACCAGCGGCGTAGTTAAGCACTGAGTACTTCACTCCGTTCAGATCCACGTCGTGCTGGTTGATGCCCAAGATGTTGGTACCTCTGCCAGGGTAACCGGCAATACTGACGGCATGACCGTGATCGGCGGTAACCACTATGAGGGTTTCCTCGGGGTCGGTGATGTCACGAGCCAGTTGGATGGCCTTCTCGAACTCCAAGCACTCATCCAGGGCATAGCCAGCCTGGGTATAGTGGTTGCCATAATCAATGAGACCGCctgaaaagtatttaaaaataagtaactaatttttaataattataaatcaagaaaacCCACCTTCAATAAAGGCAAAGTAACCATTCTCGTTCTGGCTCAACTTATTGATGGTCACTTCGGTGAGTTCGGAGAGAGTGGGCTGGTAGGTGGCATCGGCATCCAGGTGGAAGTTCATCAGCTTGGATTGGAAGAGACCAATAATGCTGGACACGGCAGAGGTATTGACGCTGAGGAGCTGCTTCCTGTTGGTGACCAAAACACCTCCATCGTGCTGTGCCTGCCAGCGGGAAAGGAGATTAACGCCGTCGGATCGCTCGCCGACATTTCCGTGGCTATCCTCAATGGAGCTGGGCAGGAATTTTCCCATGCCACCACCGAACATGATGTCGAAGTTCTTGCCGGGCACCTGGGTAATCAGTTGGGTGGCCATGTCAATGCAGGTGCTGGGATCTACTCCGTAGCTAGCGACATCGGTATCGGACTCCCACATCCTGTTGGCAGTCTTGGCATAAGCTCCCGATGGACTAGCATGGGTCAGGGAAGTGGTGGTCACAATGCCCGTGGACTTGCCAGCGTTCTGAGCCCACTCGGCAATGGAGGTCAAGCGGTTGGCCGGGTCCTGGCTGGCCGTGCAGTTGTTGTAGTTCACGGCGGCACTTACTCCAATGTTGACAATGTTGGTCTTAACACCACACAGGTAGGCGGTGGCCGTGCAGGCGGAGTCGGGCACTTGGGCATTAGCACAGTAGGTCTGGATAGTAGTTACACCTTTAGAACACCCGAATAACTATAAACAAGAATACCATGTCTTACCCTGCTGAGTCCGGTGTAGGGGAATTGCTCAAAGCTCAGAGAGGACTCTTCGCCAGTCTTTCCCTGTCGCTGGCCCTTAAGGATACGAGCGGCTGCGATTGTGGAAATTGGCATACCGTCACCCAAAAACATGATTATGTTCTTGGCCTTCTTGGTGTTGGGCTGGGGTAGTTGGAGGCGCTTGGTAATTTCTGCATCGGCGTTTTTGTACCAGAACTCGGGATCCATTTCCTCGGGAGGAGTGTACTTGTCGGTAGCCACATCGGTGGAGAATCTATACTTTTGAGTTGCTTTTCCCGTCAGCTCCAATACGTTATGGATCTCCTCGACTCCGGCAAGAGCCAACCCGGCCAAGGCCAGGAGTCCCACGAGTGGGAGGATAAGGTGCTTCTGGGAGGAAAGCATCTTTCAATTGCTTAGCTGTTGGTGAAATATCACTGACTACACCGAATCGAGCGGATGCCACGGGTTTATATCGCATACGGCGATTCGTGTGCCATATTACGGTTTACTGTACGTCTGCTCCTAACGGGTGGATCTAAATTTAGGTTTACACTCCCCCACTTTATGGCGCCTGGGACTTATCTCCGTTTCGTATGTCTGCCCTATCTCTGACTAAATCATCCGAACTTTGCATGATGCCTCGACCGTTAGGGAAGGGTCTCTCAAGCAGTAGCCTTAGCTTGGAGGAGTAGTGCCACTATTTTATTACCCCTATCTAAGTATTTCTTCCTCGTCTAATAAAATCTATATGGTTAGGTCATAGTTGTGTGATTTTCATTGGACCTCTGTACTTGGTAGTATGAAAAACGCCATTTCTCCATCTGACCAAATATCTGAATCAGTGAAGTCACGTTTGAGATAGTAAACTCATGGGGATGATCCCATGACGCTAATCTACGTGGAACGTGTGAGGACTTATCGCAGAAAATTTTGCATTTCATTTTCGTACAATTGAACCGTTTTTTTTGGACACATGTTTTGGATAAGTGTTAGAGAAAGTTATTCTGTTTTTATCACAGCAGGTTCTCAAATAAATAGGCTAATATAAATTCCTACTTGCTGAAAACGTGGGAGGATTTatcttcaaattttttgaatttcatttcCGTTGTGCATCTCGTGAGGGAGGATTAAAGAAAGTTGTTATTGTttaatctagattctagaatcTTGTTTTCTCAAGAAAATCTTATTGCAAAATAGGCATTAAGTTATGATACCTTTACAGCTTTGCCTTTCAGatgccttttgttttttaaatcagaATAAAATTGGCATTTACTAAAATTGTAATgcctatttttaaaatttttgtagaAAACCAATTCTTATTATGGTTTTAGAAGATACTGCAGCAGGTTGCGCTTAGGGGATCATATTTTGTCACCACCATGTTCAAGCGGAGTTGCACCCTTTTGGAAGGCATACCAAAGATACAGGTGGCTCAATGGCTGGCCAAGATAGATACCTTCATCTTTGGAACGAATGGCATACTTTGGAATGGAAATGAGCCCGTTGAGAACGCCATCGACACCTTCAACATGCTCAAGATGAAGGGAAAGCAAGTTCTGATAGTCACCAACGATTCCATGCTACAGTCTTCGGAGTTGgtaaaaaaggccaaaaataTGGGATTCCTTGTcgagaagaacgaagtcctgACAGCGGCGGGCTTAGTGataaattttctaaaagaTCAGGGCATCGAGGGGAAGGTGCTGGTGTGCGGTAGTAAATGCTTGGAGCTTGAGATAATGAACGCAGGTTTTTGCACTGACGTTGACAACCTCATCCCGGAGGGAAAAACCGCCTTCGAACAGGCCCAGAATACTATTATTGATAAGAAAGTTAGTGTTGTGCTGATTGGGCAGGACTGCGATATGGATTCCAAAAAAATGATCGTAGCCTGTAACTATCTTCTTAACACAAACGTTCTTTTGGTGGCCACCAGCATGGATAAATTTGTTACTGCGGGAAAATACCGGATACCCGATGCCGGCTGCTTAGTGGAAGCCATTAAGTCTGTAATCCATCGAAACCCGATTATATTAGGCAAGCCGAACCCTCAAATTTTAGGCGACTTGGCCTCCAAAATTAAGCCGGATAAGACACTCGTCATAGGAAACTCGTAAGGGTTTGAATCAATTTGAAACAAGaagtaataaatattttatttacaggTTAAAGTCGGACATCCTCTTTGCAAACTTGTGTAATTTTCAGTCTCTACTAATTGGATGTGAAAACGGAAAGCTGgacaaaatctataaaattgtaaaggaaaagaataaatttaaaatgggTCTAGTTCCGGATACTTTCCTGTCCCGACTTTCTCTATTCATGCAATTTCTGTGCGCCGATCTTCAAACCGAGGAcgatgaaaagaaaaaatctaaGCAATGCGATTGATAAAagccgcaacaacaacaaaaaagaactCCAACCAAAGCAAAGAAAAATCCTTACAtttaaatttgacaaaatatggCGCCCTTAATGGACGAACTTTACAACACGGACAACCATGCTGCAGtatattgaaaacattttgATACGATTTAAAAATCTATGTCttatcaaattttaaaatataaattaagtgtgtaaaatttaaaatctttcttattttatggAAGTAAGGGCTGCTAAAGAAGCAAGTCTCAATCttattcgaattttttttcgatctTTGCAGCACTAAAAAAATGTCCACAGCGCCACCTAGCGGAGTGTTGTTTTGTGTTGCCCAGCCCTGCAGCCATTGTCCAACACTAGACAAGTACATTGGCCAAACAGGTACTTTCCAACACTTCATAAGtacaaagaaagaaaaacaaaatgttcTCTGCAAAAGCTGTGCTCGCTTAAAGCAATAAGGTAGCGACAATTTGGCCCGTGCCCTCGCGCTTGTAATCGCATAATCATTACCGATTGGTGTGTGAGTGTTCTATTAATACGGCGATGAAAATAAACTGCAGGCAAACACCTTGAGCTGAGTGCAACGGCTCTGCcagagtgtgtgtgcgtgcgtgcgcctgtgtgtgcgtgagtgtgtgtgtgtgtgtatatgtatatatatatgtatgtggataaacgaaaataaaacgGACCACCACTCCTCCCCTGCAAAGCTCCCCTGCACGGAACTGCAACTGCATCGCACTTAATCCAGATCTCCCATCTCTCCACAACCCCCTTCTGTGGTTACTGCTACGGCTACGGCTACGGGTGCTTCTGCTGCTCCTGTTCATCATCCACCTCCAGCGAAAAGGACAGAAACAACAACCACCAGCGCCCTTACAACAACTGTTACAAAATAGCCACCCCGCAACCCCCGTTTACAGGACGCACACACACATCGCCCGCTGCTGGTGTCCTTTCTCAATCTCTCAATCGACTCAGAAGCCCCGATCCGCCAGGATGGACTCCGACATCGAAATGGATCTGGAATCGGACAACGATGGGGAGTACGACGATGACTACGATTACTACAATACaggtgagagagagagagctccCAATGGAAGCTCCCAATCGAAAGGGATTCCTCCTAACAACAATCAGCCACCATCGATTTAACTAAGGTGGATCTGTAAGGAAATACACACGCTAGAGCTAGAGTATATAGGGTATCTCTGTATGAGTGTCGTGTTGGTTGGTTATTCACCTTTTTTGGGAGGCCAGAAGCCTAGGCCTAAAAATTTGCATTCGGCCTTCTGGTTGTTGGCCAGCACTTGACATTCGCCAAGGGTTCCTCCGCCAGGCCCCACCGGTCCACGCTCACCAAGCTCCCTTTGGTGGCCATGAAGCTGAAATTATGGAATTGAACTtgaaacaaacacacacgcgAAGTACATTGGTAGTTGCGGTGATTGCGCGAGGTTTTAGTTTCGTTTGGCCTGGCTTCATTATTGCCCGCTCCTCTGCTCACGTTTTTCTCAGGTAACACcgacacaccaacacacacactcgcataGCCCTAGCTCAGGTGAACTCAGGTGCGTGCTCAAGTACACGGCTGCATTTTGTTTTCCGTCTTCTGACCTGTCTTCCCTTTCTTGAGTCCAATTTCTTGGTAAGACCCATCACTGATAGGGCTGTTGCACTTTTATGGTAGCCTTGTAGAGAGAACCCACCACTTTCATCCCCAAATCACATTTGAGGCCAGAGAAGAGAATTTCAATTAACACTTTCTTTCTTTACAACGTTTCAGGCGAGGATTGCGATGTGGAGCGCCTGGATCCAAAGCGGGCCGATCCCGAGTACTTTGAGTACGAATGCCTCACCGTCGAGGACATCGAGAAGCTGCTGAACGAACGCGTGGAGAAGCTAAACACCATCCTGCAGATCACACCCTCCCTGGCCAAGGTACTGCTGCTAGAGCACCAGTGGAACAATCACGCCGTGGTGGAGAAGTACCGCCAGGATGCCAATGCGTTGCTGGTGACGGCGCGCATCAAGCCACCAACGGTGGCAGTGACGGACACGGCCTCCACGAGTGCAGCGGCAGCCAGCGCTCAGCTGCTGAGGCTGGGGAGCTGCGGGTACAAGACAACGGCCT is a window of Drosophila bipectinata strain 14024-0381.07 chromosome 2R, DbipHiC1v2, whole genome shotgun sequence DNA encoding:
- the LOC108121236 gene encoding uncharacterized protein, whose product is MFKRSCTLLEGIPKIQVAQWLAKIDTFIFGTNGILWNGNEPVENAIDTFNMLKMKGKQVLIVTNDSMLQSSELVKKAKNMGFLVEKNEVLTAAGLVINFLKDQGIEGKVLVCGSKCLELEIMNAGFCTDVDNLIPEGKTAFEQAQNTIIDKKVSVVLIGQDCDMDSKKMIVACNYLLNTNVLLVATSMDKFVTAGKYRIPDAGCLVEAIKSVIHRNPIILGKPNPQILGDLASKIKPDKTLVIGNSLKSDILFANLCNFQSLLIGCENGKLDKIYKIVKEKNKFKMGLVPDTFLSRLSLFMQFLCADLQTEDDEKKKSKQCD
- the LOC108121220 gene encoding membrane-bound alkaline phosphatase-like → MLSSQKHLILPLVGLLALAGLALAGVEEIHNVLELTGKATQKYRFSTDVATDKYTPPEEMDPEFWYKNADAEITKRLQLPQPNTKKAKNIIMFLGDGMPISTIAAARILKGQRQGKTGEESSLSFEQFPYTGLSRTYCANAQVPDSACTATAYLCGVKTNIVNIGVSAAVNYNNCTASQDPANRLTSIAEWAQNAGKSTGIVTTTSLTHASPSGAYAKTANRMWESDTDVASYGVDPSTCIDMATQLITQVPGKNFDIMFGGGMGKFLPSSIEDSHGNVGERSDGVNLLSRWQAQHDGGVLVTNRKQLLSVNTSAVSSIIGLFQSKLMNFHLDADATYQPTLSELTEVTINKLSQNENGYFAFIEGGLIDYGNHYTQAGYALDECLEFEKAIQLARDITDPEETLIVVTADHGHAVSIAGYPGRGTNILGINQHDVDLNGVKYSVLNYAAGPNQYLDDEGQRIDLEDILGEDQEAIFPSYISKDQGVHSGEDVGVFASGPQAHLFTGVMQQSTIPHLMAYAACIGSGQKVCDQTD
- the Alp7 gene encoding alkaline phosphatase — translated: MKIFIGTILVLSALVVSSLSATIDLTEIHSQSQLIGPSASFSKARESNLIDPNALGKGKTGPEEEKSAQFWYDLAQEEILKRLEQPQLDTRKAKNVILFLGDGMSLSTVAAARIHKGQLKGNPGEEDGLSFEQFPYTGLSKTYCSNAQVADSACTATAYLCGVKTNIVALGVTAAVNFNNCSGSEDPANQIPSIATWAQAAGKASGIVTTTTLTHASPSGAYAHTTNRFFESDTDIVTYGEGQNFPESCTDIATQLITQAPGKNFDVMLGGGIGKFLPNTITDPFEKKGERSDGVNLLSRWQGLHPGGVLAYNRNQLLSVNASKITNLIGTFRSGVMSFHKMANASEEPTLAEMTEKAIEVVSQNENGYFIFIEGGLIDYGNHFNSPKYSLDETLELEKAVAVAQRITNPEETLIVVTSDHAHPLTIAGYPGRGTPILGLNQDDTDKNGVKYATLNYAVGLEQYLDEQGQRIDLSEKILEDDFIAPSYIPAKIGVHAGDDVGIFATGPQAHLFTGVMQQSTIPHLMAYAACIGDGITLCNKDNK